From a single Ornithodoros turicata isolate Travis chromosome 8, ASM3712646v1, whole genome shotgun sequence genomic region:
- the LOC135365859 gene encoding uncharacterized protein LOC135365859: MKLTFVAFVSCLLLGFLAGSIALQCDQTAFDNAVDTCRPTSTPATPLETANEWTDAQREELCRAIATFRECMVSKNLGKECQAAIADMVQEAVQYATPNKAAKPCNVVGPSVNAEQPKSNTAARTTHPPWLLAALLFVVSTTKVAAFQ, from the exons ATGAAGCTCACCTTCGTTGCTTTCGTGTCATGCCTTTTGTTAG gCTTCCTTGCGGGCTCGATTGCACTACAATGTGACCAGACGGCATTCGACAATGCCGTAGACACCTGCAGGCCCACATCTACACCAGCTACTCCACTTGAGACAGCAAACGAGTGGACCGATGCACAACGGGAAGAACTCTGCAG GGCCATCGCAACATTCCGTGAGTGCATGGTGTCGAAAAACCTAGGAAAAGAATGCCAAGCTGCAATTGCTGACATGGTTCAAGAAGCGGTGCAGTATGCAACACCAAATAAAGCAGCAAAGCCGTGCAACGTTGTAGGACCCTCGGTCAACGCTGAACAACCCAAGAGCAACACTGCAGCACGCACGACGCATCCTCCATGGCTACTGGCAGCACTGCTCTTCGTGGTGTCCACGACAAAGGTCGCAGCATTTCAGTAA